The sequence below is a genomic window from Zavarzinia compransoris.
AGTCGCGCATCAGGTCGCGCAGGACCTGGGCGCTGTCGCTGTCGGTCGCGTCGGCCGCGGCCGTGAATTCATTCTTCAGGTCTTCGTCGACCTCGAAGGTGAAGGTGACGTCGCTCATGCCTGCCTCGCGGTCATTCAAGCTCCGGCGTAGCTTAGCACGAAATCCCGGGCCCGGTCCTGGGATCGAGCCCGGGGCCGGGCTCAGTGGCCCTGGTGCGCGCCGTGGTCGCCGCCGGTCTTGCCCATGGCTTCGACGGCGAATTGCACGGCGACGGTGCCCGCCTTCTCGAAGGTCAGGGTGCCGTCGAATTTCTCGCCTTCGGTCAGCGGCCGTTTCAGGCCGATGAACATGATGTGATAGCTGCCGGGCTTCAGCTCGACCGTGGCGCCGGCCGGGATCTCGACGCCATTGTCGAGCCGGTGCATGGAGGCGGTGCCGTCCGCCGCCATGGCCATTTCATGGATCTCCACCTTGTCGGCGATGGCGCTGGCGACCGAAAGCAGGCGGTCCGCCTCGGCGCCGCCGTTGGTAACCTTCAGGTAGCCGCCGGCGACCTTGGCCCCGGCCGGGGTGGCGCGCGACCACGGGTGGCCGATGTCGAGGCTGGCGATCTTGAAGCCATGGGCCTCGGTCAGGGCCGGGGCGAGGGTGAGGCCGG
It includes:
- a CDS encoding copper chaperone PCu(A)C; translated protein: MTRSLLRSALLAAALLAGAGLTLAPALTEAHGFKIASLDIGHPWSRATPAGAKVAGGYLKVTNGGAEADRLLSVASAIADKVEIHEMAMAADGTASMHRLDNGVEIPAGATVELKPGSYHIMFIGLKRPLTEGEKFDGTLTFEKAGTVAVQFAVEAMGKTGGDHGAHQGH